In the genome of Pseudoliparis swirei isolate HS2019 ecotype Mariana Trench chromosome 3, NWPU_hadal_v1, whole genome shotgun sequence, one region contains:
- the cct8 gene encoding T-complex protein 1 subunit theta isoform X1, whose product MALHVPKAPGFAQMLKDGAKHFSGLEEAVYRNIKACKELSQTTRTAYGPNGMNKMVINHLEKLFVTNDAATILRELEVQHPAAKMIVMASHMQEQEVGDGTNFVLVFAGALLELAEELLRMGLSVSEVIEGYEKACKKSLDILSDCVCSSAENLRDIKEVTSLIRTAVMSKQYGNEDFLGHLIAQACVSIFPESGNFNVDNVRVCKILGSGLTASSVLYGMVFKKEAEGDVTSVKDAKIAIFSCPFDCMMTETKGTVLIKTAKELMDFSKGEEDMMEAQVKAIKDSGATVVVTGGKVADMALHYANKYQLMVVRLNSKWDLRRLCKTLGAIALPRMTAPTPDEMGHCDNVYIEEVGDTQVVVFKHEKDDGVISTVLIRGSTNNLMDDIERAVDDGVNTFKVLVRDKRLVPGAGATEIELAKQITLYGESCPGLDQYAIKKFAEAFEALPRALAENSGVKGSELISKMYAAHHEGNKNIGFDIEGEGPALKDMLEGGILEPYLVKYWGIKLATNAAVTVLRVDQIIMAKAAGGPKTPKQSGNWDKDEWDEAPDNFDTHH is encoded by the exons ATGGCTCTTCACGTTCCCAAAGCTCCGGGCTTTGCCCAAATGTTGAAGGACGGCGCCAAG CACTTTTCAGGGCTTGAAGAGGCCGTTTATCGTAACATCAAAGCCTGTAAGGAGCTTTCTCAGACCACACGCACCGCCTATGGGCCAAATG GTATGAACAAAATGGTCATCAACCACTTGGAGAAGCTCTTCGTCACCAATGACGCCGCAACGATTCTCAGAGAGCTTGAG GTGCAGCATCCTGCCGCCAAAATGATTGTAATGGCATCCCACATGCAAGAGCAGGAGGTTGGAGATGGTACAAACTTTGTCCTGGTGTTTGCTGGAGCTCTGTTGGAGCTGGCTGAAGAGCTTCTTCGAATGGGGCTGTCAGTGTCAGAG GTGATTGAAGGCTACGAGAAGGCGTGTAAAAAGTCTCTGGACATCCTGTCGGACTGCGTGTGTTCCTCAGCAGAGAACCTACGTGACATTAAGGAGGTGACCTCTCTCATTCGTACTGCCGTCATGAGCAAACAGTACGGCAACGAAGACTTCCTCGGCCACCTCATCGCACAGGCCTGTG TGTCCATCTTCCCAGAGTCTGGAAATTTCAATGTTGATAACGTCAGAGTATGCAAGATTTTG GGTAGTGGACTGACGGCGTCCTCCGTGCTCTACGGCATGGTTTTTAAGAAGGAAGCCGAGGGAGACGTCACATCAGTAAAAGATGCCAAGATCGCCATCTTCTCCTGTCCCTTTGACTGCATGATGACGGAGACCAAG GGCACAGTGCTGATAAAAACTGCAAAGGAGCTTATGGACTTCAGTAAGGGAGAGGAGGATATGATGGAGGCTCAGGTGAAGGCCATCAAGGACTCTGGCGCCACCGTGGTGGTCACTGGGGGGAAAGTGGCCGACATGGCGCTGCACTACGCCAACAAGTACCAGCTCATGGTGGTCAG GCTTAACTCCAAGTGGGACCTCAGGAGGTTGTGCAAGACTCTGGGAGCCATCGCACTGCCCAGGATG ACGGCCCCAACTCCAGACGAGATGGGTCACTGTGACAATGTGTACATCGAGGAGGTGGGCGACACTCAGGTGGTGGTCTTTAAACACG agaaggacgACGGTGTCATCTCAACGGTGCTGATCAGAGGCTCCACTAACAACCTGATGGACGACATCGAGAGGGCCGTCGACGATGGAGTCAACACCTTCAAGGTTCTGGTCCGG GACAAGCGACTGGTACCTGGAGCCGGAGCCACTGAGATTGAACTGGCCAAACAGATCACCCTGTATGGAGAG TCCTGCCCGGGCCTCGATCAATATGCCATTAAGAAGTTCGCCGAAGCCTTCGAGGCTCTACCACGAGCCCTGGCTGAGAACTCTGGTGTGAAGGGGAGCGAGCTCATCTCCAAGATGTACGCTGCGCATCACGAGGGAAACAAAAACATCGGCTTCGACATTgag GGAGAAGGCCCCGCTTTGAAGGACATGCTTGAAGGTGGCATTCTGGAGCCGTACCTCGTCAAATACTGGGGCATCAAATTGGCGACCAACGCCGCCGTCACAGTGTTGAGAGTCGACCAG ATCATCATGGCTAAAGCTGCAGGGGGACCCAAAACTCCCAAGCAGAGCGGCAACTGGGACAAGGACGAGTGGGATGAGGCGCCTGATAATTTTGACACTCATCATTAG
- the LOC130191639 gene encoding protein PIMREG-like — MQGVASCGLRSTAKFKRWKKEAAAEEEEDPRNWYFEVNSVNMTSSVMDGVGKAVVGLWRVHTVLDESDNAESSPEDPDRFRKLRSSSSLNSLRMTLRKRLPLRSVQTNSLPENQTVEPMETQKEPPKPNAVRKLTRSARNSVTEVYQRLQRTREFSRDECLVATPGQTCDGEEPAASTSRTPRRTPGRAATPRRTPGRAATPRRTPGSRGRRTPESGVRGVKKGGGRRQLVRMAALQSPFASPNTQNQRKKFDSDLESVSSGIRRLKHLSKAFDNIIGRDNRTSTRECSGGAVMRKLDPSGKLSRSNLTRRAANLSNTLGGWAHTAVSTIHKPT, encoded by the exons ATGCAG GGCGTGGCTTCGTGCGGTCTGAGGTCCACCGCCAAATTCAAACGGTGGAAGAAAGAAGCCgcagctgaagaagaagaagatcctcGCAACTGGTACTTTGAG GTAAACTCAGTCAATATGACATCTTCAGTGATGGATGGAGTAGGTAAAGCCGTCGTGGGATTGTGGCGAGTGCATACGGTCCTGGATGAGTCTGACAACGCGGAGAGCTCCCCGGAAGACCCCGACCGCTTCCGCAAGCTCCGCTCTTCATCTTCACTGAACTCTCTGCGGATGACTTTGCGCAAGCGGCTCCCGCTGCGTTCTGTCCAGACCAACTCCCTCCCAGAAAATCAAACTGTGGAACCTATGGAAACCCAGAAAGAGCCGCCAAAGCCCAATGCAGTCCGCAAGCTCACGCGCAGCGCCCGGAACTCCGTTACTGAAGTCTATCAG AGGCTGCAGAGGACAAGAGAGTTTTCACGTGACGAGTGTTTGGTGGCGACCCCGGGTCAGACATGTGACGGGGAAGAACCTGCCGCGTCGACTTCCCGCACCCCGAGACGCACACCCGGCCGAGCGGCAACACCCAGACGCACACCCGGCCGAGCGGCGACGCCCCGCCGTACCCCTGGCTCCAGAGGAAGAAGGACTCCAGAGTCTGGCGTTCGAGGGGTGAAAaagggaggaggacggaggcagCTGGTCCGCATGGCTGCATTACAAAGTCCTTTTGCCTCTCCCAACACACAGAACCAGAGGAA AAAGTTTGACAGCGATTTGGAGTCGGTGTCCAGTGGAATCAGGAGGCTCAAACATCTGTCCAAGGCCTTTGACAACATAATTGGCAGAGACAACAG AACCAGTACAAGGGAATGTTCTGGAGGAGCAGTGATGAGGAAGTTGGACCCCAGCGGTAAACTCAGTCGCTCAAACCTCACACGGCGAGCCGCGAACCTCTCCAACACCCTGGGAGGCTGGGCCCACACGGCCGTGAGCACCATTCACAAACCCACCTGA
- the tmigd1 gene encoding transmembrane and immunoglobulin domain-containing protein 1: MKMTSRPLLFHLLLFCATQTSGVEIQSVPAVNADGVIETELEKSVSLVCRPDGGHDAPVDDDLVWLRNGAVVSLREGNRKGRSSVCVTPVVHDDDGATFSCHLSKNATVTASVTLNVTYHPQLSGSEDVAVEEEAELVLRCDILANPPVSSVSWTLNGSAVDLSAGGFSLAVDGFASQLAAAGVEKSVHEGTYRCTATSPLYGEYGKRFSVTVTEKTFKFPLMPMVAGIVVVCATVLFAVVSRWNRITKCCK, from the exons ATGAAGATGACATCCAGACCACTTCTTTTTCATTTGCTCCTGTTCTGTGCAACCCAGACATCCG GTGTCGAGATCCAGTCCGTCCCGGCAGTCAACGCCGACGGCGTCATAGAGACGGAGCTGGAGAAGTCCGTGTCTCTGGTGTGTCGGCCTGACGGCGGCCACGACGCTCCGGTTGACGACGATCTGGTCTGGCTGAGGAACGGCGCCGTCGTCAGTCTGAGGGAAGGAAACAGGAAGGGTCGCAGCAGCGTGTGCGTCACGCCCGTCGTCCACGACGACGACGGGGCCACGTTCAGCTGCCACCTGAGCAAAAACGCCACGGTCACGGCCTCCGTCACCCTGAATGTCACAT ATCACCCGCAGCTCTCGGGGTCCGAGGACGTCGCAGTGGAAGAAGAGGCCGAGCTCGTCCTGCGGTGCGATATCTTGGCCAACCCTCCCGTCTCGTCCGTGTCTTGGACCCTGAATGGAAGCGCGGTGGATCTGTCGGCGGGCGGCTTCTCGTTGGCCGTCGACGGCTTCGCGAGCCAGCTCGCCGCCGCCGGCGTGGAGAAGAGCGTGCACGAAGGCACATACCGGTGCACGGCAACGTCTCCTCTCTACGGCGAATACGGCAAGCGGTTCAGTGTCACGGTAACAG AAAAGACATTTAAGTTCCCACTGATGCCCATGGTAGCAGGGATAGTGGTGGTGTGCGCCACTGTGCTGTTCGCTGTTGTCTCTCGGTGGAACAGAATTACAaag TGCTGCAAGTAG
- the cct8 gene encoding T-complex protein 1 subunit theta isoform X2, translated as MALHVPKAPGFAQMLKDGAKHFSGLEEAVYRNIKACKELSQTTRTAYGPNGMNKMVINHLEKLFVTNDAATILRELEVQHPAAKMIVMASHMQEQEVGDGTNFVLVFAGALLELAEELLRMGLSVSEVIEGYEKACKKSLDILSDCVCSSAENLRDIKEVTSLIRTAVMSKQYGNEDFLGHLIAQACVSIFPESGNFNVDNVRVCKILGSGLTASSVLYGMVFKKEAEGDVTSVKDAKIAIFSCPFDCMMTETKGTVLIKTAKELMDFSKGEEDMMEAQVKAIKDSGATVVVTGGKVADMALHYANKYQLMVVRLNSKWDLRRLCKTLGAIALPRMTAPTPDEMGHCDNVYIEEVGDTQVVVFKHEKDDGVISTVLIRGSTNNLMDDIERAVDDGVNTFKVLVRDKRLVPGAGATEIELAKQITLYGESCPGLDQYAIKKFAEAFEALPRALAENSGVKGSELISKMYAAHHEGNKNIGFDIEGEGPALKDMLEGGILEPYLVKYWGIKLATNAAVTVLRVDQIIMAKPAGGPKTPQEGKKDFDEEDD; from the exons ATGGCTCTTCACGTTCCCAAAGCTCCGGGCTTTGCCCAAATGTTGAAGGACGGCGCCAAG CACTTTTCAGGGCTTGAAGAGGCCGTTTATCGTAACATCAAAGCCTGTAAGGAGCTTTCTCAGACCACACGCACCGCCTATGGGCCAAATG GTATGAACAAAATGGTCATCAACCACTTGGAGAAGCTCTTCGTCACCAATGACGCCGCAACGATTCTCAGAGAGCTTGAG GTGCAGCATCCTGCCGCCAAAATGATTGTAATGGCATCCCACATGCAAGAGCAGGAGGTTGGAGATGGTACAAACTTTGTCCTGGTGTTTGCTGGAGCTCTGTTGGAGCTGGCTGAAGAGCTTCTTCGAATGGGGCTGTCAGTGTCAGAG GTGATTGAAGGCTACGAGAAGGCGTGTAAAAAGTCTCTGGACATCCTGTCGGACTGCGTGTGTTCCTCAGCAGAGAACCTACGTGACATTAAGGAGGTGACCTCTCTCATTCGTACTGCCGTCATGAGCAAACAGTACGGCAACGAAGACTTCCTCGGCCACCTCATCGCACAGGCCTGTG TGTCCATCTTCCCAGAGTCTGGAAATTTCAATGTTGATAACGTCAGAGTATGCAAGATTTTG GGTAGTGGACTGACGGCGTCCTCCGTGCTCTACGGCATGGTTTTTAAGAAGGAAGCCGAGGGAGACGTCACATCAGTAAAAGATGCCAAGATCGCCATCTTCTCCTGTCCCTTTGACTGCATGATGACGGAGACCAAG GGCACAGTGCTGATAAAAACTGCAAAGGAGCTTATGGACTTCAGTAAGGGAGAGGAGGATATGATGGAGGCTCAGGTGAAGGCCATCAAGGACTCTGGCGCCACCGTGGTGGTCACTGGGGGGAAAGTGGCCGACATGGCGCTGCACTACGCCAACAAGTACCAGCTCATGGTGGTCAG GCTTAACTCCAAGTGGGACCTCAGGAGGTTGTGCAAGACTCTGGGAGCCATCGCACTGCCCAGGATG ACGGCCCCAACTCCAGACGAGATGGGTCACTGTGACAATGTGTACATCGAGGAGGTGGGCGACACTCAGGTGGTGGTCTTTAAACACG agaaggacgACGGTGTCATCTCAACGGTGCTGATCAGAGGCTCCACTAACAACCTGATGGACGACATCGAGAGGGCCGTCGACGATGGAGTCAACACCTTCAAGGTTCTGGTCCGG GACAAGCGACTGGTACCTGGAGCCGGAGCCACTGAGATTGAACTGGCCAAACAGATCACCCTGTATGGAGAG TCCTGCCCGGGCCTCGATCAATATGCCATTAAGAAGTTCGCCGAAGCCTTCGAGGCTCTACCACGAGCCCTGGCTGAGAACTCTGGTGTGAAGGGGAGCGAGCTCATCTCCAAGATGTACGCTGCGCATCACGAGGGAAACAAAAACATCGGCTTCGACATTgag GGAGAAGGCCCCGCTTTGAAGGACATGCTTGAAGGTGGCATTCTGGAGCCGTACCTCGTCAAATACTGGGGCATCAAATTGGCGACCAACGCCGCCGTCACAGTGTTGAGAGTCGACCAG ATCATCATGGCTAAACCAGCAGGGGGACCCAAAACTCCCCAGGAAGGCAAGAAGGACTTTGATGAGGAGGATGACTGA